From the Cydia pomonella isolate Wapato2018A chromosome 11, ilCydPomo1, whole genome shotgun sequence genome, one window contains:
- the LOC133523111 gene encoding BUD13 homolog, translating to MGSLRFHKLNVSRAHSGSKLSPLLAHAGNYSKLSPPLTQARSVSPENKLSPPLARAHSGSKLCPALAHAGNDSKLSPPLTQACSVSPETKLNPPLARAYSSSKLIPPLAHAGIDSKLSAPLTQACSVSPETKLSPPLAWAHSGSKLSPPLAHAGNDSKLSPPLTQACSVSPETKLNPPLARAHSSSKLIPPLAHAGIDSRLSPPLTQARSVSPETKLSPPLARAHSGSKLSPPLVHAGNDSKLSPPLTQACSASPETKLNPPLARAHSSSKLIPPLAHAGNDSQLSPPLNQPREKNINTNGSTILRADSKLRLPLRAETKLSPPLARAHSGSKLSPPLAHAGDDSGTLRKPGR from the exons ATGGGATCCTTACGATTCCACAAGCTGAATGTC TCGCGGGCGCATTCCGGCTCCAAGTTAAGCCCGCTGCTAGCGCATGCGGGTAATTACTCCAAGTTAAGCCCGCCGCTGACTCAGGCACGCTCCGTCAGCCCAGAGAACAAGTTAAGTCCGCCGCTGGCGCGGGCGCATTCCGGCTCCAAGTTATGCCCGGCGCTAGCGCATGCGGGTAATGACTCCAAGTTAAGCCCGCCGCTGACTCAGGCATGCTCCGTTAGCCCAGAGACCAAGCTAAATCCGCCGCTGGCGCGGGCGTATTCCAGCTCCAAGTTAATCCCGCCGCTAGCGCATGCGGGTATTGACTCCAAGTTAAGTGCGCCGCTGACTCAGGCATGCTCCGTCAGCCCAGAGACCAAGTTAAGCCCGCCGCTGGCGTGGGCGCATTCCGGCTCCAAGTTAAGCCCGCCGCTAGCGCATGCGGGTAATGACTCCAAGTTAAGCCCGCCGCTGACTCAGGCATGCTCCGTCAGCCCAGAGACCAAGTTAAATCCGCCGCTGGCGCGGGCGCATTCCAGCTCCAAGTTAATCCCGCCGTTAGCGCATGCGGGTATTGACTCCAGGTTAAGTCCGCCGCTGACTCAGGCACGCTCCGTCAGCCCAGAGACCAAGTTAAGCCCGCCGCTGGCGCGGGCGCATTCCGGCTCCAAGTTAAGCCCGCCGCTAGTGCATGCGGGTAATGACTCCAAGTTAAGCCCGCCGCTGACTCAGGCATGCTCCGCCAGCCCAGAGACCAAGTTAAATCCGCCGCTGGCGCGGGCGCATTCCAGCTCCAAGTTAATCCCGCCGCTAGCGCATGCGGGTAATGACTCACAGTTAAGCCCGCCGCTGAATCAG CCTCgcgaaaaaaatatcaacacgAACGGCTCGACGATACTACGCGCCGACTCCAAGTTACGGCTGCCGCTACGCGCCGAAACCAAGTTAAGTCCGCCGCTGGCGCGGGCGCATTCCGGCTCCAAGTTAAGCCCGCCGCTAGCGCATGCGGGTGATGACTCAGGCACGCTCCGTAAGCCCGGCCGTTGA